AGACCCGTGGCGCCACTTCGCCCGGACCCACGCCATCGGTCAGATCGTGCCCGGCAAGGTCACCAAGTTGGTGCCGTTCGGCGCGTTCGTGCGTGTCGAGGAGGGCATCGAGGGCCTGGTGCACATCTCCGAGCTGGCCGAGCGCCACGTCGAGGTGCCCGACCAGGTCGTGGCCGTCGGCGACGACGCGATGGTCAAGGTCATCGACATCGACCTGGAGCGCCGCCGAATCTCGCTGAGCCTCAAGCAGGCCAACGAGGACTACACCGACGAGTTCGACCCGGCGAAGTACGGCATGGCCGACAGCTACGACGAGCAGGGTAACTACATCTTCCCCGAGGGCTTCGACGCCGAGACCAACGAATGGCTCGAGGGCTTCGACACCCAGCGCAACGAATGGGAAGCCCGCTACGCCGAGGCCGAGCGCCGTCACAAGATGCACACCGCGCAGATGGAGAAGTTCGCTGCTGCCGAAGCGGCCGGGCACGGCGAAAGCGACCACTCGCCGGGCAACGGCTCTTCCTCGCCGAAGGAGGCGGGCGGCTCGCTGGCCAGCGACGCCCAGCTGGCTGCGCTGCGCGAAAAGCTCGCCGGCAACGCATAACCCACGCCTGGGATGCTGCGCGTCGGGTTGACCGGTGGCATCGGCGCCGGGAAATCGGCGCTGTCCGCCACGTTTGCGGAATGCGGTGGGATCATCGTCGACGGCGACGTCATCGCCCGGGAGGTCGTGCAGCCGGGCACCGAAGGGCTGGCGTCGCTCGTCGAGGCGTTCGGTTCGGACATCCTGCAGTCGGATGGATCGCTGGATCGTCCGGCGTTGGCGGCCAAGGCTTTTGCCGACGACGAGGCGCGCCAGAAGCTGAACGGGATCGTTCACCCACTGGTCGGGCAGCGGCGCGCGGAGATCATCGCCTCGGTGCCGCAGGACGCGGTCGTCGTCGAAGACATTCCGCTGCTGGTGGAATCCGGCATGGCGCCGCTGTTCCCGTTGGTCGTGGTGGTGTACGCCGACGTCGAACTGCGGGTGCAGCGGCTCGTCGAGCTGCGCGGCATGCCCGCGGACGATGCCCGCGCCCGGATCGCGGCACAAGCCGACGACGAGCAGCGTCGTGCCGTCGCCGACATCTGGCTGGATAACTCGGGCAGCCAAGAGGATTTGGTCAAGCGGGCCCGCGAGGTCTGGAATGACCGGATCGTGCCGTTCGCGCACAACCTGACCGAGCGACGGTTCGTCCGCGCACCGGCGCGAGTGGTGTCGGCCGATCCGACGTGGCCGGACCAGGCGCGGCGTATCGTCGCCCGGTTGGCGACCTCGTGCGGCCATAAGGCGTTGCGCGTCGACCACATTGGGTCGACCGCGGTGCCAGAATTCGACGCCAAGGACGTCATTGACGTCCAGATCACCGTCGAATCTCTGGCGGTGGCCGATGAGCTCGCCGAGACCCTGCTGTTCGCGGGCTACCCCCGCATCGTTCACATAGAGCACGACGGCATCAAAGCCGATGCCCGCAGCACGGTCAGCGACTACGACCACAACAGCGATCCGACATTGTGGGGCAAGCGAATTCATGCTTCGGCCGACCCCGGCCGCCCGACGAACGTGCACATCAGGGTAGCCGGGTGGCCCAATCAGCAGTTCGCTCTGCTGTTCGTCGACTGGCTGGCCGCCAACCCGGCGGAGCGGACGGATTATCTGGCCGCCAAACGCGTGGCCGAAGAGCGCGCCAACGGCGAGACCGCCGGCTACGTCGAGGCCAAGGAGCCGTGGTTCGACGAGGCCTACCGCCGCGCCTGGGAGTGGGCGGACTTCACCGGCTGGAAACCGTAACCTAGGTGGGCATCGGCGCACCGCATTGCAGCGCACCGTTATTGGGATCGGAACTGCCCGCCACCGGGCGGACCATTTGGTCGGCCTGGGTGAAAACGTTGTCGTCGACGTCGATCTCGCAGTGCACGTTCGCCGCATACGGGAAATGCAGCACGATCCGCAGACCGGCTTGCTGCGGATCGGGCAATACGGTGTTGGCCTCAAAGGCGTTGCCCGGCATCGACGGAAGGTTCGTCGTGTTCGTCTGGCCACCGTTGGTGATGAAGGTGGCCTGACTGCCGGTCGTCAGCGCGTCGATCCTGGCGCGGTAGGTGATGTTGTGCAGGTCCGCGTGCGCCGTCGCCGGCAGTAGCGGTGAGCCGGCCGCGAACGCGGTCACCGCGATCACCGGCATCCACCTAGGTTTACGAGGGGTCATAGCTGCTGAGATTACCTTCGGCGAGATTGGGGAACCACACGAGCTACCCGGGCCGCTAGGGCTGGCAGTGCGGGCACCACAACGACATCCGGCCGCCCACCCGGCCGTGGCGCAGGCGAGTGCCGCAGCGCGGGCAACTCGGATCCGGCTCGTCGCGCACCCCGCTCAACCATCGCGACGAGCGAGGCACCCGGCCGTGTCGCACCGAGGTGCGCAGCACCTGGGTCATCGCGCCGTGCACGCGCTTCACCTGGTCGGCCTCGAGACCGGCAATCGGGTGGGTGGGCCGCAACCTGGCCCGCCAGCAGATTTCGTCGGTGAGCAGATTGCCGAGGCCGGCGATCACCGACTGGTCCATCAGCGTCGGCTTCAACTGGCCGTGCCGCCCGGCGAGCACTCCGCGAAACTCCCGCAGGCTCATGCCCAGCGCATCAGGCCCCTGCGGGCCCAGCACGTCCGCGAGGTCGTCGTCGCCATCGGCCAGCCACACCCCACGCAGCTTGCGGAGGTCGGCGTAGCGCAGCTCGCCCTTGTCGAGCGACACGACCAGTCGCTCATACTTTTCCGGCTCGGCGTCGGTGTTGGCGTAGTAGGGGTGTCCGGTCATGCCGCTGTGGATCAGCAGCGTCGGACCGTCGGTGGGCAGGATCAGCCACTTGCCATGCCGGCGCGGGGTGCGGAAGCGGTGCCCAACCAGGCATCGGCCCAGTGCGGCGGCGGAGGTGTTGCGCAGAATGCCTGGATCGCGCACCCGGACATGCTGAATCCGGCGGCGGGGCAAGGTATTAGCCAGCTCGCGTCGAAACCCTTCGACATCAGGCAGCTCAGGCACGAAGCTTCGCTAACCGCGCGAGCGGGCCGCTCAGCGAGCGGGCGTGCCGGGACATGTCTGCCCACGGATCGCGTTGCCCCGCCAGCCGTTTGGGCAGGTCGCGGATCGTGAACCGGTCCGCCCGCAGGCCACGAGCGTCCAGTTCGTCCCACTCCAGCGGGGTTGCCACCGGAGCGCCGGCGCGGGCCCGGATCGAATACGGTGCAACAGCGGTCTGCGCGTAGGCGTTTCGCATGATATCCAGATACACTCTGTCGCCGCGCCTGCCCTTGCGGGCTTCCACGGTGCGGTGCGCATCGTCGTCCGCCACGACGACTTCGGCGACGTCGCGGGCGAATTGCCGGACGGTGTCGAAGTCGGCATCTGGGCGTATCGGCACCACGACATGCAGCCCGCGTGACCCGGTGGTCTGCAGGTAGCGGGCCAGTCCGAGGTCGTCGAGCACGTCGGCAATCGTGCGGGCGGTCGCACGCACCACCGCGAAATCGGTTCCGGACGGATCGAGGTCGAATACCAAGCGGTCGGGATTGTGCAGCCGGTCTTGTCGCGACTGCCACACATGCAGGGTGACGCAGTTCTGGTTGGCCAGCCAGCGCAGGGCCTCCGGGCGTTCGGCCAGTGGATGCACCAGTGTGCCGCCTTCCTTGGCGACTTCGACTCCGCTCATCCAGTCCGGCAGTGTCTCGGCGAAATCCTGTTGAACGAAGCCTTTTTCGCCGATTCCACGCGGGAACCGTTGTACGGTCAGCGCGCGGCCCTTCAGGTGCGGCAGCATGGTCTCGGCCACCTCGCCGTAGTAATCGGCCAACTCTTGCTTGGTGATCCCGTCTGCCGGGAACATGACGCGATCCGGGTGGGTGATCTCGACCTCAATGCGCGGCATCAGTGCGTCTCCCGTACCACATCGCCAGGGTCCTTGTCGGTCCGCAGGCCCTGGTAGCGGGGATGACGCAGCTTGCCGTCGCGCGTCCACTCGGTGAATCCGATCTGGGCGACCAGTTCCGGACGTACCCAGTGGGCGCCGTTCTCGCGCACCAGCCCCCGGGTGAACGGCGGGGCGTCCTGCTCGATGGGGGAGAGCTGCTCGTGCAGGCTGCGCAGGGTGG
The DNA window shown above is from Mycobacterium sp. Aquia_216 and carries:
- the coaE gene encoding dephospho-CoA kinase, with the protein product MLRVGLTGGIGAGKSALSATFAECGGIIVDGDVIAREVVQPGTEGLASLVEAFGSDILQSDGSLDRPALAAKAFADDEARQKLNGIVHPLVGQRRAEIIASVPQDAVVVEDIPLLVESGMAPLFPLVVVVYADVELRVQRLVELRGMPADDARARIAAQADDEQRRAVADIWLDNSGSQEDLVKRAREVWNDRIVPFAHNLTERRFVRAPARVVSADPTWPDQARRIVARLATSCGHKALRVDHIGSTAVPEFDAKDVIDVQITVESLAVADELAETLLFAGYPRIVHIEHDGIKADARSTVSDYDHNSDPTLWGKRIHASADPGRPTNVHIRVAGWPNQQFALLFVDWLAANPAERTDYLAAKRVAEERANGETAGYVEAKEPWFDEAYRRAWEWADFTGWKP
- a CDS encoding Fpg/Nei family DNA glycosylase; its protein translation is MPELPDVEGFRRELANTLPRRRIQHVRVRDPGILRNTSAAALGRCLVGHRFRTPRRHGKWLILPTDGPTLLIHSGMTGHPYYANTDAEPEKYERLVVSLDKGELRYADLRKLRGVWLADGDDDLADVLGPQGPDALGMSLREFRGVLAGRHGQLKPTLMDQSVIAGLGNLLTDEICWRARLRPTHPIAGLEADQVKRVHGAMTQVLRTSVRHGRVPRSSRWLSGVRDEPDPSCPRCGTRLRHGRVGGRMSLWCPHCQP
- the ligD gene encoding non-homologous end-joining DNA ligase codes for the protein MPRIEVEITHPDRVMFPADGITKQELADYYGEVAETMLPHLKGRALTVQRFPRGIGEKGFVQQDFAETLPDWMSGVEVAKEGGTLVHPLAERPEALRWLANQNCVTLHVWQSRQDRLHNPDRLVFDLDPSGTDFAVVRATARTIADVLDDLGLARYLQTTGSRGLHVVVPIRPDADFDTVRQFARDVAEVVVADDDAHRTVEARKGRRGDRVYLDIMRNAYAQTAVAPYSIRARAGAPVATPLEWDELDARGLRADRFTIRDLPKRLAGQRDPWADMSRHARSLSGPLARLAKLRA